A single region of the Ctenopharyngodon idella isolate HZGC_01 chromosome 21, HZGC01, whole genome shotgun sequence genome encodes:
- the shroom3 gene encoding protein Shroom3 isoform X4 has translation MKDSEAFAESARECCPGPCCSGPRPLSPSRDSRCSGGVKLRIKNRRSEPGSRPHSWHSTKLGEGPQDSESMMQVTQGGVGAPWHQSYHSSASTTDLSGFETGFLRKSPDQYSSRGSMESLDHTHPAYSSCYQLSSSKSSSSIDHLHSKRDSAYSSFSTSSSIPEYLAAAPSFNKERSYSMENVPQREGMQQADIRYIRTVYDPQQGVSEEHEITSAALMRTNDSRAQSRSGNVSGMICHRGSSSSGSSGSSGSTTSSQRHSVGTVWDPAQNRHSYENLKGAPAPPLRSDSYAAFRNHERPNSWSSLEHARSQRALNKGSWHHSSGSVATGKSSFGAEGQLHTVIEKSPESSPTTKPKQGCPQAAPGRLMLPTSIYPVPPPEPHFAQIPTSNPNSGSVYPALAKESKQNHHCDHLGGPVKEDRVTFENGYQSNSPSPNPVQTYVSSQPKLSDKVQDDTQVKPVFYRPHLQPQVQKSQTPYVPQERRDPYTPVQPRGERPRFTLGMEVYDNYRPPRDEEQNKCEQNIHPDPLHTGKVAQGQVAQTYRGNFVQTQGSDHLVKPPRHHSDSSALQQRGQDFDHPLTRLENALAEVQRGVSPESTASQCSVQSERSMSVLEKVSHFERQQVKPRSHSSLSYYGSMARPSQTPRPSSAKSSFSGVEDVHNMLERSNSSIPHGRTQSTSSMASYDGHMEAQQDFQTRRGSSDLIQHRQQKEPVVKTCLQRSKSTFQLGEGNGKDIQGKGDIQDILGTIQDTSFNRAYRDSIKDAQSKVLRSTSFRRRDLSVNPPPVPAKHMSLERKGPSTSPKPATTSPHTPKERHVVPVEAPIRTSPPELPSVPAVGPPVIRICGRKRFTMEQKKRSYSEPENMHEVGVMTQEISQAERNVQQQFLASETSVADRRRMFEQVANRNTEPRFFSSRPDLKQMQQDALVEYMERKTGRRVDGRPNRPHSAYLQSASSSADLRSLNSTPSMCSLQEPGHDGFSGGIRKASTLPAGMQSSFYPLRGMQNHTRPESQGTNSESHKPDPTLTRNTLPQHLEAIFERATSARSSGRSASAEDLLDRSEERPIPQHFRSKSSPVENFSQDFLAGEFQMFKVSSKESSENRVLANMGHKQPSCSARTERSYQLNQGPVQQNAPVLRRERQRHSDRPRAISASGLAASVGLPCPFTSPGTSASLDWHNGDRLCQPNLDSIAFPETGPQSPSRALGMVRQNSSDTSTSEDTLKDFPCPVATPSPPHPEVTGSQLARSSDSKPPTLPKSPDSPAKPLLSLRISESNLQDVHSIAVLQDDDEVFLAQLPPPPSPPPPPPPPIRETEITEDFPPPPDVGLMEALQHPGPLQPISDSENLADTSVHPEPVQPSNDHTTPSVTPDPQSTTSSQPQSLRGAPLEEDTSEILGPDYHLLSRRERTHGELLVETLARELVSHDKSLTLLLDTWAGKTTLDLMEDIFPSHSTSPHRRSSSHSGHSAQDDQCAPDTPSQAVPRKMETNLDDDEAYLNQKKGELLQALHACIRSLQGEREGLLEQQKRFGALGGSMEALVQECCKPNEREKYRMFVGDLEKIVNLLLSLSARLARVENTLSSLDDDDESVEEKESLQLKRKQLCSQQEDARELKENLDRRERVVQDILASYLSRPQLHDYQRYIRIKPALLIRQRHLDELIRQGEEQVRRLEETLPPEYHPKHTDPTPQTQPCFNSTHLSRPTTVTSL, from the exons ACGGAGTGAGCCTGGATCTCGACCTCATTCCTGGCATTCTACGAAGCTGGGCGAGGGCCCTCAGGACTCAGAAAGCATGATGCAAGTCACCCAGGGTGGTGTGGGAGCCCCCTGGCACCAGAGCTACCACTCCAG TGCCTCCACCACAGACCTATCAGGATTTGAGACGGGATTCCTTAGGAAGAGCCCGGATCAGTACAGTTCCCGGGGCAGCATGGAGAGCCTAGACCACACTCACCCAGCCTATAGCTCCTGCTATCAACTATCATCATCCAAATCCTCCAGCAGCATCGATCACCTGCACAGCAAGCGGGATTCTGCATACAGTTCCTTCTCGACCAGCTCTAGTATCCCAGAGTACCTTGCCGCGGCACCATCGTTTAACAAGGAGAGGTCATATTCCATGGAGAACGTTCCACAGAGAGAAGGGATGCAACAGGCCGATATACGCTACATACGCACCGTGTACGACCCCCAACAGGGTGTGTCTGAAGAGCATGAGATTACCTCTGCAGCATTAATGAGGACCAATGACAGCAGAGCACAGTCTAGAAGTGGGAATGTCTCGGGCATGATCTGTCATCGTGGCAGCAGTAGTAGTGGAAGCAGTGGGAGCAGTGGAAGCACCACCAGCTCACAACGCCACAGTGTTGGGACAGTCTGGGATCCAGCTCAAAACCGGCACTCCTATGAGAACCTAAAGGGGGCGCCAGCTCCTCCATTACGCAGCGACAGTTATGCAGCATTTCGCAACCATGAGCGTCCCAACTCTTGGTCGAGTCTTGAGCATGCTCGCTCACAGCGGGCACTTAACAAGGGTTCTTGGCATCACTCAAGTGGTTCTGTGGCAACAGGAAAGTCATCGTTTGGAGCTGAAGGTCAGTTGCACACTGTGATTGAAAAAAGCCCTGAAAGTAGCCCCACCACCAAACCCAAACAAGGTTGTCCTCAGGCCGCACCTGGCCGCCTCATGCTACCCACCAGCATCTACCCTGTTCCACCACCCGAGCCACATTTTGCACAAATACCAACCAGCAACCCTAACTCTGGTAGTGTCTACCCAGCACTGGCCAAGGAGAGCAAGCAAAATCATCACTGTGACCACTTAGGTGGACCAGTGAAAGAGGACAGGGTCACCTTTGAAAATGGATACCAAAGCAATTCTCCCAGCCCAAACCCAGTACAAACCTATGTTTCATCACAACCTAAGCTCTCCGATAAAGTGCAAGATGACACACAAGTTAAACCTGTTTTTTATCGGCCTCATTTGCAACCACAAGTGCAGAAGTCACAAACACCATATGTACCCCAGGAGAGGAGGGACCCTTACACCCCTGTGCAACCAAGAGGAGAGAGGCCAAGGTTTACTCTTGGTATGGAAGTATACGACAACTACAGGCCACCTCGAGATgaagaacaaaataaatgcGAGCAAAACATCCATCCAGACCCACTTCACACTGGGAAAGTTGCACAGGGACAAGTTGCTCAAACGTACAGAGGAAACTTCGTCCAAACTCAAGGAAGTGACCACCTAGTCAAACCTCCAAGGCACCACAGTGACTCTAGTGCTCTTCAGCAGAGAGGTCAAGACTTTGATCACCCCCTGACCAGACTGGAGAATGCACTTGCTGAGGTTCAACGAGGCGTCAGTCCTGAGAGTACTGCTAGCCAATGCAGTGTCCAGAGTGAGCGTAGCATGTCTGTGCTGGAGAAAGTAAGTCATTTTGAGAGACAGCAAGTCAAACCTCGTAGTCACAGCAGCCTCTCCTACTATGGTTCTATGGCTCGTCCGAGCCAAACACCAAGACCTTCCAGTGCCAAGAGCTCCTTCTCTGGTGTGGAGGATGTACACAACATGTTGGAGAGAAGCAACAGCTCAATCCCTCATGGGAGAACTCAGAGTACTTCTAGCATGGCAAGCTATGATGGACACATGGAAGCACAGCAGGATTTCCAAACCAGACGTGGGAGTAGTGATCTTATCCAACATCGCCAGCAAAAAGAGCCTGTTGTAAAGACCTGTCTTCAAAGAAGTAAGAGCACCTTTCAGCTTGGTGAGGGGAATGGTAAAGACATCCAGGGGAAAGGTGACATTCAAGACATCTTGGGCACCATCCAAGACACATCTTTTAACAGAGCATATAGAGACAGCATTAAAGATGCCCAGTCTAAGGTTCTCAGGTCAACTTCCTTCAGAAGACGGGACCTTAGTGTTAACCCTCCACCAGTGCCAGCCAAACACATGTCCCTAGAACGAAAAGGACCAAGTACAAGTCCCAAACCAGCTACAACATCTCCACATACTCCAAAGGAACGCCATGTTGTTCCTGTTGAAGCACCAATTAGAACCTCTCCTCCTGAACTCCCTAGTGTCCCAGCTGTTGGACCCCCAGTTATACGGATCTGTGGACGCAAACGGTTCACAATGGAGCAAAAGAAACGATCATATTCCGAGCCTGAAAATATGCATGAAGTTGGAGTGATGACTCAGGAAATCAGTCAGGCTGAGAGGAATGTTCAACAGCAGTTTCTGGCGAGTGAGACGAGTGTTGCAGACCGACGCAGGATGTTTGAGCAGGTGGCGAATCGTAACACTGAGCCCAGATTTTTCTCCTCCAGGCCTGATTTGAAGCAAATGCAGCAAGATGCCTTAGTTGAGTACATGGAGCGCAAAACAGGTAGAAGAGTAGACGGACGTCCAAACCGCCCACATAGCGCTTATCTACAGTCTGCTTCCTCTTCCGCTGACTTGCGGAGCCTCAACTCTACCCCAAGTATGTGCTCTTTGCAAGAGCCGGGACACGATGGCTTCTCTGGTGGTATACGTAAAGCCTCTACCCTTCCAGCGGGAATGCAAAGCTCCTTTTACCCTCTCAGGGGCATGCAAAACCACACACGCCCTGAGTCACAAGGCACAAATTCTGAATCCCATAAACCAGACCCAACCCTGACCAGAAACACCCTTCCACAGCACCTGGAGGCCATTTTCGAGAGAGCCACATCAGCTAGAAGCTCAGGGAGGTCAGCTTCAGCTGAGGATTTGCTGGACCGTAGTGAAGAACGTCCCATTCCCCAGCACTTCCGCTCCAAATCATCTCCAGTGGAGAACTTTAGTCAG GACTTCTTAGCCGGAGAGTTTCAGATGTTTAAAGTTTCCTCCAAGGAATCCTCCGAAAACAG GGTGTTGGCAAACATGGGACATAAACAGCCATCATGTTCAGCACGTACAGAAAGGAGTTACCAGCTAAACCAAGGTCCTGTCCAGCAAAACGCACCTGTGTTGAGGCGAGAGCGTCAGAGACATTCAGACCGGCCAAGAGCGATAAGCGCTTCTGGTCTAGCTGCGTCTGTGGGACTTCCTTGCCCTTTCACTTCACCAGGCACTTCCGCCAGCCTCGACTGGCATAACGGAGACAGACTGTGTCAACCCAACCTGGATTCTATTGCTTTTCCCGAAACTGGCCCGCAAAGTCCGTCCAGAGCGCTGGGAATGGTGCGGCAAAACTCCAGCGACACCAGCACTTCTGAAGACACCCTGAAGGACTTCCCGTGTCCGGTGGCCACTCCGTCACCTCCGCACCCAGAGGTCACGGGGTCACAACTTGCACGGTCATCCGATTCAAAGCCGCCCACCCTTCCCAAGAGCCCTGACTCCCCAGCAAAGCCACTCCTGTCTCTTCGAATCTCGGAGTCTAATCTTCAAGATGTTCATAGTATAGCTGTGCTGCAAGATGATGATGAAGTGTTTTTAGCTCAACTGCCACCGCCACCTTCAcctccaccaccaccaccaccacccatcagagagacagagattaCAGAGGACTTCCCGCCTCCTCCGGATGTGGGTCTGATGGAAGCTTTGCAGCATCCAGGACCATTACAGCCCATCAG CGATAGTGAAAATCTGGCCGATACATCAGTCCATCCAGAACCTGTCCAACCATCAAATGACCACACGACTCCATCGGTAACCCCTGACCCACAATCCACCACTTCATCTCAACCCCAGTCCCTAAGAGGCGCTCCTCTAGAGGAGGACACCTCTGAGATACTGGGACCCGACTACCATCTGCTGTCCAGAAGAGAGCGGACACACGGCGAGCTGCTTGTGGAGACTTTAGCCCGAGAGCTGGTGAGCCACGACAAATCCCTCACCTTGCTCTTAGACACCTGGGCAGGTAAAACCACCCTCGATCTGATGGAGGACATCTTCCCTTCACACTCCACATCTCCACACAGGAGGAGCAGCAGCCATTCGGGTCACAG TGCTCAAGATGATCAATGTGCTCCAGATACTCCCTCTCAGGCTGTTCCAAGAAAAATGGAAACCAACCTGGACGATGACGAAGCTTATTTGAATCAAAAGAAG GGGGAGCTGTTGCAAGCGCTGCACGCGTGCATCCGATCGCTGCAGGGGGAGAGAGAGGGTCTGTTGGAGCAGCAGAAGCGATTCGGTGCTCTAGGCGGCAGCATGGAAGCTTTAGTTCAGGAATGCTGCAAACCCAACGAGAGAGAGAAGTACCGCATGTTCGTGGGAGACCTGGAGAAGATCGTGAACCTGCTGCTGTCGCTGAGCGCTCGACTCGCCCGCGTGGAAAACACACTCAGCTCGCTGGACGACGACGACGAGAGTGTAGAAGAGAAG
- the shroom3 gene encoding protein Shroom3 isoform X3, with amino-acid sequence MELLGAFYRKKLRRKQKSNLGRSDGALCKTPSETSVNGLATGLITKVLRLTARRSEPGSRPHSWHSTKLGEGPQDSESMMQVTQGGVGAPWHQSYHSSASTTDLSGFETGFLRKSPDQYSSRGSMESLDHTHPAYSSCYQLSSSKSSSSIDHLHSKRDSAYSSFSTSSSIPEYLAAAPSFNKERSYSMENVPQREGMQQADIRYIRTVYDPQQGVSEEHEITSAALMRTNDSRAQSRSGNVSGMICHRGSSSSGSSGSSGSTTSSQRHSVGTVWDPAQNRHSYENLKGAPAPPLRSDSYAAFRNHERPNSWSSLEHARSQRALNKGSWHHSSGSVATGKSSFGAEGQLHTVIEKSPESSPTTKPKQGCPQAAPGRLMLPTSIYPVPPPEPHFAQIPTSNPNSGSVYPALAKESKQNHHCDHLGGPVKEDRVTFENGYQSNSPSPNPVQTYVSSQPKLSDKVQDDTQVKPVFYRPHLQPQVQKSQTPYVPQERRDPYTPVQPRGERPRFTLGMEVYDNYRPPRDEEQNKCEQNIHPDPLHTGKVAQGQVAQTYRGNFVQTQGSDHLVKPPRHHSDSSALQQRGQDFDHPLTRLENALAEVQRGVSPESTASQCSVQSERSMSVLEKVSHFERQQVKPRSHSSLSYYGSMARPSQTPRPSSAKSSFSGVEDVHNMLERSNSSIPHGRTQSTSSMASYDGHMEAQQDFQTRRGSSDLIQHRQQKEPVVKTCLQRSKSTFQLGEGNGKDIQGKGDIQDILGTIQDTSFNRAYRDSIKDAQSKVLRSTSFRRRDLSVNPPPVPAKHMSLERKGPSTSPKPATTSPHTPKERHVVPVEAPIRTSPPELPSVPAVGPPVIRICGRKRFTMEQKKRSYSEPENMHEVGVMTQEISQAERNVQQQFLASETSVADRRRMFEQVANRNTEPRFFSSRPDLKQMQQDALVEYMERKTGRRVDGRPNRPHSAYLQSASSSADLRSLNSTPSMCSLQEPGHDGFSGGIRKASTLPAGMQSSFYPLRGMQNHTRPESQGTNSESHKPDPTLTRNTLPQHLEAIFERATSARSSGRSASAEDLLDRSEERPIPQHFRSKSSPVENFSQDFLAGEFQMFKVSSKESSENRVLANMGHKQPSCSARTERSYQLNQGPVQQNAPVLRRERQRHSDRPRAISASGLAASVGLPCPFTSPGTSASLDWHNGDRLCQPNLDSIAFPETGPQSPSRALGMVRQNSSDTSTSEDTLKDFPCPVATPSPPHPEVTGSQLARSSDSKPPTLPKSPDSPAKPLLSLRISESNLQDVHSIAVLQDDDEVFLAQLPPPPSPPPPPPPPIRETEITEDFPPPPDVGLMEALQHPGPLQPISDSENLADTSVHPEPVQPSNDHTTPSVTPDPQSTTSSQPQSLRGAPLEEDTSEILGPDYHLLSRRERTHGELLVETLARELVSHDKSLTLLLDTWAGKTTLDLMEDIFPSHSTSPHRRSSSHSGHSAQDDQCAPDTPSQAVPRKMETNLDDDEAYLNQKKGELLQALHACIRSLQGEREGLLEQQKRFGALGGSMEALVQECCKPNEREKYRMFVGDLEKIVNLLLSLSARLARVENTLSSLDDDDESVEEKESLQLKRKQLCSQQEDARELKENLDRRERVVQDILASYLSRPQLHDYQRYIRIKPALLIRQRHLDELIRQGEEQVRRLEETLPPEYHPKHTDPTPQTQPCFNSTHLSRPTTVTSL; translated from the exons ATGGAGCTGCTCGGGGCCTTTTACCGCAAAAAGCTGCGGAGGAAGCAGAAATCAAATCTTGGACGGTCGGACGGGGCGCTGTGCAAGACTCCATCAGAGACTAGCGTCAACGGTCTGGCCACTGGACTCATCACCAAAGTGCTGAGACTTACTGCAAG ACGGAGTGAGCCTGGATCTCGACCTCATTCCTGGCATTCTACGAAGCTGGGCGAGGGCCCTCAGGACTCAGAAAGCATGATGCAAGTCACCCAGGGTGGTGTGGGAGCCCCCTGGCACCAGAGCTACCACTCCAG TGCCTCCACCACAGACCTATCAGGATTTGAGACGGGATTCCTTAGGAAGAGCCCGGATCAGTACAGTTCCCGGGGCAGCATGGAGAGCCTAGACCACACTCACCCAGCCTATAGCTCCTGCTATCAACTATCATCATCCAAATCCTCCAGCAGCATCGATCACCTGCACAGCAAGCGGGATTCTGCATACAGTTCCTTCTCGACCAGCTCTAGTATCCCAGAGTACCTTGCCGCGGCACCATCGTTTAACAAGGAGAGGTCATATTCCATGGAGAACGTTCCACAGAGAGAAGGGATGCAACAGGCCGATATACGCTACATACGCACCGTGTACGACCCCCAACAGGGTGTGTCTGAAGAGCATGAGATTACCTCTGCAGCATTAATGAGGACCAATGACAGCAGAGCACAGTCTAGAAGTGGGAATGTCTCGGGCATGATCTGTCATCGTGGCAGCAGTAGTAGTGGAAGCAGTGGGAGCAGTGGAAGCACCACCAGCTCACAACGCCACAGTGTTGGGACAGTCTGGGATCCAGCTCAAAACCGGCACTCCTATGAGAACCTAAAGGGGGCGCCAGCTCCTCCATTACGCAGCGACAGTTATGCAGCATTTCGCAACCATGAGCGTCCCAACTCTTGGTCGAGTCTTGAGCATGCTCGCTCACAGCGGGCACTTAACAAGGGTTCTTGGCATCACTCAAGTGGTTCTGTGGCAACAGGAAAGTCATCGTTTGGAGCTGAAGGTCAGTTGCACACTGTGATTGAAAAAAGCCCTGAAAGTAGCCCCACCACCAAACCCAAACAAGGTTGTCCTCAGGCCGCACCTGGCCGCCTCATGCTACCCACCAGCATCTACCCTGTTCCACCACCCGAGCCACATTTTGCACAAATACCAACCAGCAACCCTAACTCTGGTAGTGTCTACCCAGCACTGGCCAAGGAGAGCAAGCAAAATCATCACTGTGACCACTTAGGTGGACCAGTGAAAGAGGACAGGGTCACCTTTGAAAATGGATACCAAAGCAATTCTCCCAGCCCAAACCCAGTACAAACCTATGTTTCATCACAACCTAAGCTCTCCGATAAAGTGCAAGATGACACACAAGTTAAACCTGTTTTTTATCGGCCTCATTTGCAACCACAAGTGCAGAAGTCACAAACACCATATGTACCCCAGGAGAGGAGGGACCCTTACACCCCTGTGCAACCAAGAGGAGAGAGGCCAAGGTTTACTCTTGGTATGGAAGTATACGACAACTACAGGCCACCTCGAGATgaagaacaaaataaatgcGAGCAAAACATCCATCCAGACCCACTTCACACTGGGAAAGTTGCACAGGGACAAGTTGCTCAAACGTACAGAGGAAACTTCGTCCAAACTCAAGGAAGTGACCACCTAGTCAAACCTCCAAGGCACCACAGTGACTCTAGTGCTCTTCAGCAGAGAGGTCAAGACTTTGATCACCCCCTGACCAGACTGGAGAATGCACTTGCTGAGGTTCAACGAGGCGTCAGTCCTGAGAGTACTGCTAGCCAATGCAGTGTCCAGAGTGAGCGTAGCATGTCTGTGCTGGAGAAAGTAAGTCATTTTGAGAGACAGCAAGTCAAACCTCGTAGTCACAGCAGCCTCTCCTACTATGGTTCTATGGCTCGTCCGAGCCAAACACCAAGACCTTCCAGTGCCAAGAGCTCCTTCTCTGGTGTGGAGGATGTACACAACATGTTGGAGAGAAGCAACAGCTCAATCCCTCATGGGAGAACTCAGAGTACTTCTAGCATGGCAAGCTATGATGGACACATGGAAGCACAGCAGGATTTCCAAACCAGACGTGGGAGTAGTGATCTTATCCAACATCGCCAGCAAAAAGAGCCTGTTGTAAAGACCTGTCTTCAAAGAAGTAAGAGCACCTTTCAGCTTGGTGAGGGGAATGGTAAAGACATCCAGGGGAAAGGTGACATTCAAGACATCTTGGGCACCATCCAAGACACATCTTTTAACAGAGCATATAGAGACAGCATTAAAGATGCCCAGTCTAAGGTTCTCAGGTCAACTTCCTTCAGAAGACGGGACCTTAGTGTTAACCCTCCACCAGTGCCAGCCAAACACATGTCCCTAGAACGAAAAGGACCAAGTACAAGTCCCAAACCAGCTACAACATCTCCACATACTCCAAAGGAACGCCATGTTGTTCCTGTTGAAGCACCAATTAGAACCTCTCCTCCTGAACTCCCTAGTGTCCCAGCTGTTGGACCCCCAGTTATACGGATCTGTGGACGCAAACGGTTCACAATGGAGCAAAAGAAACGATCATATTCCGAGCCTGAAAATATGCATGAAGTTGGAGTGATGACTCAGGAAATCAGTCAGGCTGAGAGGAATGTTCAACAGCAGTTTCTGGCGAGTGAGACGAGTGTTGCAGACCGACGCAGGATGTTTGAGCAGGTGGCGAATCGTAACACTGAGCCCAGATTTTTCTCCTCCAGGCCTGATTTGAAGCAAATGCAGCAAGATGCCTTAGTTGAGTACATGGAGCGCAAAACAGGTAGAAGAGTAGACGGACGTCCAAACCGCCCACATAGCGCTTATCTACAGTCTGCTTCCTCTTCCGCTGACTTGCGGAGCCTCAACTCTACCCCAAGTATGTGCTCTTTGCAAGAGCCGGGACACGATGGCTTCTCTGGTGGTATACGTAAAGCCTCTACCCTTCCAGCGGGAATGCAAAGCTCCTTTTACCCTCTCAGGGGCATGCAAAACCACACACGCCCTGAGTCACAAGGCACAAATTCTGAATCCCATAAACCAGACCCAACCCTGACCAGAAACACCCTTCCACAGCACCTGGAGGCCATTTTCGAGAGAGCCACATCAGCTAGAAGCTCAGGGAGGTCAGCTTCAGCTGAGGATTTGCTGGACCGTAGTGAAGAACGTCCCATTCCCCAGCACTTCCGCTCCAAATCATCTCCAGTGGAGAACTTTAGTCAG GACTTCTTAGCCGGAGAGTTTCAGATGTTTAAAGTTTCCTCCAAGGAATCCTCCGAAAACAG GGTGTTGGCAAACATGGGACATAAACAGCCATCATGTTCAGCACGTACAGAAAGGAGTTACCAGCTAAACCAAGGTCCTGTCCAGCAAAACGCACCTGTGTTGAGGCGAGAGCGTCAGAGACATTCAGACCGGCCAAGAGCGATAAGCGCTTCTGGTCTAGCTGCGTCTGTGGGACTTCCTTGCCCTTTCACTTCACCAGGCACTTCCGCCAGCCTCGACTGGCATAACGGAGACAGACTGTGTCAACCCAACCTGGATTCTATTGCTTTTCCCGAAACTGGCCCGCAAAGTCCGTCCAGAGCGCTGGGAATGGTGCGGCAAAACTCCAGCGACACCAGCACTTCTGAAGACACCCTGAAGGACTTCCCGTGTCCGGTGGCCACTCCGTCACCTCCGCACCCAGAGGTCACGGGGTCACAACTTGCACGGTCATCCGATTCAAAGCCGCCCACCCTTCCCAAGAGCCCTGACTCCCCAGCAAAGCCACTCCTGTCTCTTCGAATCTCGGAGTCTAATCTTCAAGATGTTCATAGTATAGCTGTGCTGCAAGATGATGATGAAGTGTTTTTAGCTCAACTGCCACCGCCACCTTCAcctccaccaccaccaccaccacccatcagagagacagagattaCAGAGGACTTCCCGCCTCCTCCGGATGTGGGTCTGATGGAAGCTTTGCAGCATCCAGGACCATTACAGCCCATCAG CGATAGTGAAAATCTGGCCGATACATCAGTCCATCCAGAACCTGTCCAACCATCAAATGACCACACGACTCCATCGGTAACCCCTGACCCACAATCCACCACTTCATCTCAACCCCAGTCCCTAAGAGGCGCTCCTCTAGAGGAGGACACCTCTGAGATACTGGGACCCGACTACCATCTGCTGTCCAGAAGAGAGCGGACACACGGCGAGCTGCTTGTGGAGACTTTAGCCCGAGAGCTGGTGAGCCACGACAAATCCCTCACCTTGCTCTTAGACACCTGGGCAGGTAAAACCACCCTCGATCTGATGGAGGACATCTTCCCTTCACACTCCACATCTCCACACAGGAGGAGCAGCAGCCATTCGGGTCACAG TGCTCAAGATGATCAATGTGCTCCAGATACTCCCTCTCAGGCTGTTCCAAGAAAAATGGAAACCAACCTGGACGATGACGAAGCTTATTTGAATCAAAAGAAG GGGGAGCTGTTGCAAGCGCTGCACGCGTGCATCCGATCGCTGCAGGGGGAGAGAGAGGGTCTGTTGGAGCAGCAGAAGCGATTCGGTGCTCTAGGCGGCAGCATGGAAGCTTTAGTTCAGGAATGCTGCAAACCCAACGAGAGAGAGAAGTACCGCATGTTCGTGGGAGACCTGGAGAAGATCGTGAACCTGCTGCTGTCGCTGAGCGCTCGACTCGCCCGCGTGGAAAACACACTCAGCTCGCTGGACGACGACGACGAGAGTGTAGAAGAGAAG